One window of the Salvia miltiorrhiza cultivar Shanhuang (shh) chromosome 6, IMPLAD_Smil_shh, whole genome shotgun sequence genome contains the following:
- the LOC130988126 gene encoding F-box protein CPR1-like isoform X1, which yields MSDVPNDVLREILIRVPAESVLTSRAVCKAWKLTIDDPSFLHFHSTNLQHCSHPTILIRESKGGGITFLSLDRLNPIDSLQQIDLHPFKQLIHHGLPRLLQPPAASCHGLILISHRRNWRNWAIWNPLTQTLHELPQPDADLQSVSGRSASVGFGYDPAAEDYKVVRIDKLHQGGVITYDRTLVYSMKLRNWRRIGDFPYVIASAGNGVFLNGALHWQSRDGIAALDLGTEQFSLLPRPHLMSPSPARYTSELLDALNGYLFLSYYHEQGQGLDVWLMIDYRVGDSWIKLCSIDIVSGFTGGGGLRPVAYLRSRKQVFLEHCRGGLFWLDLEKDTVKEVSIEGHRSVSFSQFSPAGSLLRLDNTDSVVVEKKSVGMKRKRDGDCGTGRLRLKFHVRDTGGETYLTSF from the exons ATGTCCGATGTTCCAAACGATGTTCTCCGCGAAATACTGATCCGGGTACCGGCAGAATCTGTCCTCACCTCAAGGGCCGTCTGCAAAGCGTGGAAACTCACCATCGACGATCCCTCCTTCCTTCACTTCCACTCCACAAACCTACAACATTGCTCTCACCCCACCATCCTCATCAGAGAGTCCAAAGGCGGTGGAATCACTTTTCTTTCTCTCGACCGCCTAAACCCCATTGATTCCCTCCAACAAATCGACCTACACCCCTTCAAGCAATTAATCCACCACGGCCTGCCCCGCTTACTCCAGCCTCCGGCGGCCTCGTGCCACGGTCTGATCCTCATCTCGCACCGTCGCAATTGGAGGAATTGGGCGATTTGGAACCCGCTAACTCAAACCCTACACGAATTGCCGCAGCCCGATGCGGATCTGCAGAGTGTGAGTGGCCGCTCCGCGAGCGTCGGATTCGGCTACGACCCTGCTGCTGAAGACTACAAAGTGGTGAGGATCGATAAACTGCATCAAGGCGGAGTGATTACCTACGACAGAACCCTAGTATACAGCATGAAATTGCGTAATTGGAGGAGAATTGGGGATTTTCCCTACGTAATCGCCTCTGCTGGGAACGGGGTTTTTCTGAATGGAGCACTGCACTGGCAATCACGGGATGGGATAGCTGCTCTCGATCTTGGAACTGAACAATTCAGCCTGCTGCCGCGGCCTCATCTCATGTCTCCGTCTCCGGCGAGATATACTTCCGAGCTCTTGGATGCGTTGAATGGATACTTGTTTTTGAGTTACTATCACGAGCAGGGGCAGGGATTGGATGTGTGGTTGATGATAGATTACAGAGTGGGGGATTCGTGGATAAAGCTTTGCTCCATTGACATTGTTTCTGGTTTTACAGGGGGAGGGGGTCTCAGGCCTGTAGCCTATTTGAGGAGCAGAAAGCAGGTGTTTTTGGAGCATTGCCGCGGTGGGTTGTTTTGGCTTGATCTTGAGAAAGATACTGTGAAGGAAGTTTCCATTGAAGGCCACCGTTCTGTTTCCTTTTCTCAGTTTTCTCCGGCGGGGAGCCTTCTTCGACTTGATAATACTGACAGTGTTGTGGTTGAGAAAAAGAGTGTAGGAAtgaagaggaagagagatggAGATTGTGGCACTGGAAG ATTGAGATTGAAGTTTCATGTGAGAGATACAGGTGGAGAGACATACTTAACTTCTTTTTAG
- the LOC130988126 gene encoding F-box protein CPR1-like isoform X2 → MSDVPNDVLREILIRVPAESVLTSRAVCKAWKLTIDDPSFLHFHSTNLQHCSHPTILIRESKGGGITFLSLDRLNPIDSLQQIDLHPFKQLIHHGLPRLLQPPAASCHGLILISHRRNWRNWAIWNPLTQTLHELPQPDADLQSVSGRSASVGFGYDPAAEDYKVVRIDKLHQGGVITYDRTLVYSMKLRNWRRIGDFPYVIASAGNGVFLNGALHWQSRDGIAALDLGTEQFSLLPRPHLMSPSPARYTSELLDALNGYLFLSYYHEQGQGLDVWLMIDYRVGDSWIKLCSIDIVSGFTGGGGLRPVAYLRSRKQVFLEHCRGGLFWLDLEKDTVKEVSIEGHRSVSFSQFSPAGSLLRLDNTDSVVVEKKSVGMKRKRDGDCGTGRLRLKFHVRDTGGETYLTSF, encoded by the exons ATGTCCGATGTTCCAAACGATGTTCTCCGCGAAATACTGATCCGGGTACCGGCAGAATCTGTCCTCACCTCAAGGGCCGTCTGCAAAGCGTGGAAACTCACCATCGACGATCCCTCCTTCCTTCACTTCCACTCCACAAACCTACAACATTGCTCTCACCCCACCATCCTCATCAGAGAGTCCAAAGGCGGTGGAATCACTTTTCTTTCTCTCGACCGCCTAAACCCCATTGATTCCCTCCAACAAATCGACCTACACCCCTTCAAGCAATTAATCCACCACGGCCTGCCCCGCTTACTCCAGCCTCCGGCGGCCTCGTGCCACGGTCTGATCCTCATCTCGCACCGTCGCAATTGGAGGAATTGGGCGATTTGGAACCCGCTAACTCAAACCCTACACGAATTGCCGCAGCCCGATGCGGATCTGCAGAGTGTGAGTGGCCGCTCCGCGAGCGTCGGATTCGGCTACGACCCTGCTGCTGAAGACTACAAAGTGGTGAGGATCGATAAACTGCATCAAGGCGGAGTGATTACCTACGACAGAACCCTAGTATACAGCATGAAATTGCGTAATTGGAGGAGAATTGGGGATTTTCCCTACGTAATCGCCTCTGCTGGGAACGGGGTTTTTCTGAATGGAGCACTGCACTGGCAATCACGGGATGGGATAGCTGCTCTCGATCTTGGAACTGAACAATTCAGCCTGCTGCCGCGGCCTCATCTCATGTCTCCGTCTCCGGCGAGATATACTTCCGAGCTCTTGGATGCGTTGAATGGATACTTGTTTTTGAGTTACTATCACGAGCAGGGGCAGGGATTGGATGTGTGGTTGATGATAGATTACAGAGTGGGGGATTCGTGGATAAAGCTTTGCTCCATTGACATTGTTTCTGGTTTTACAGGGGGAGGGGGTCTCAGGCCTGTAGCCTATTTGAGGAGCAGAAAGCAGGTGTTTTTGGAGCATTGCCGCGGTGGGTTGTTTTGGCTTGATCTTGAGAAAGATACTGTGAAGGAAGTTTCCATTGAAGGCCACCGTTCTGTTTCCTTTTCTCAGTTTTCTCCGGCGGGGAGCCTTCTTCGACTTGATAATACTGACAGTGTTGTGGTTGAGAAAAAGAGTGTAGGAAtgaagaggaagagagatggAGATTGTGGCACTGGAAG ATTGAGATTGAAGTTTCATGTGAGAGATACAGGTGGAGAGACATACTTAACTTCTTTTTA A